A single Pseudoalteromonas phenolica DNA region contains:
- the rimP gene encoding ribosome maturation factor RimP codes for MSKIELELTAMLEPAVEALGFELLGLEFVQAGRHSTLRVYIEHENGITVDNCADVSRQVSAILDVEDPITNEYDLEVSSPGVDRPLFKPAHYEQAQGEELRVRTKLPQDGRRNFKGDLVAVTGDMITLQIDGQDHMIMLSNIERANIIAKF; via the coding sequence GTGTCAAAAATCGAGCTAGAATTGACAGCTATGCTAGAACCTGCTGTTGAAGCATTGGGATTCGAATTATTGGGTCTAGAGTTTGTGCAAGCCGGTCGACACTCGACTCTTCGTGTTTACATAGAGCATGAAAATGGTATCACAGTAGATAACTGTGCAGACGTGAGTCGCCAAGTTAGCGCGATTTTAGATGTTGAAGATCCAATTACAAATGAGTACGACCTTGAAGTGTCTTCACCAGGAGTTGATAGACCTCTTTTTAAGCCTGCTCACTATGAGCAAGCACAAGGCGAAGAATTAAGAGTTCGTACCAAACTTCCGCAAGACGGAAGACGAAATTTCAAAGGTGATTTAGTTGCTGTTACTGGTGACATGATCACACTCCAAATCGACGGGCAGGATCATATGATCATGCTTAGCAATATTGAACGTGCCAACATCATCGCAAAATTTTAA
- a CDS encoding DUF3019 domain-containing protein, translated as MYFKMISLCSLLVASASYAQTKDEGPTEILNVMPSKCVALNEGRTCYTDVKFAVTAPDIGDYCLRESGTKKILQCWANTKSFMYTLNFGSTESISYELISKQKRDTLAVTTIEVNWVHKIKSKKRRWRIF; from the coding sequence ATGTATTTTAAAATGATCTCACTTTGTTCGTTGCTGGTAGCTTCAGCTAGTTACGCACAAACAAAAGATGAAGGACCAACTGAGATCTTAAATGTCATGCCAAGTAAATGCGTGGCGCTAAATGAAGGACGAACCTGTTATACCGATGTAAAATTTGCAGTAACAGCCCCTGATATTGGAGACTACTGCTTAAGAGAAAGTGGTACGAAGAAAATTCTACAATGCTGGGCAAATACCAAGTCCTTCATGTATACATTGAACTTTGGCTCTACTGAAAGCATTAGCTATGAGTTAATCTCCAAACAGAAAAGAGACACCTTGGCGGTGACTACAATTGAAGTAAATTGGGTGCATAAAATTAAGTCGAAAAAACGGCGCTGGAGAATATTTTAA
- a CDS encoding MipA/OmpV family protein: protein MKKITILLLCCFCFFSTLSHADEHLEKDELLWQFSLGTFWVDSTMTQLVGAKSHFSTPGLLIDAKIEYKNFYLNTHSGDFYGGSDLGYQLVIEDGWGIDAILGSYQQSFNENGYYENKDKVPELAGIKEREHDLSLGFAYYFNHGEFQTVAELVFDVFGESDGWLFHLDTTRNFELRNWDVWLNVGANYYSSAFIDYYYGIDADEATAFRPEYVVSNTSSLYLQLQADYPIAENWVFSAGASGFVYSSHIVESPIVHSRHARVIFAGVKYVF, encoded by the coding sequence ATGAAAAAAATAACGATACTGTTGCTATGTTGTTTTTGCTTCTTTTCAACTCTGAGTCATGCTGATGAACATCTTGAGAAGGACGAATTGCTTTGGCAATTCAGTCTAGGTACGTTTTGGGTTGATTCAACCATGACCCAACTAGTGGGTGCCAAATCTCATTTCAGTACACCCGGTTTATTGATTGATGCAAAAATTGAGTATAAAAACTTTTATTTGAATACACACTCCGGCGATTTCTACGGTGGTTCAGATTTAGGCTACCAATTAGTAATCGAGGACGGTTGGGGCATAGATGCTATTCTTGGCAGTTATCAGCAGTCATTTAACGAAAATGGCTATTACGAGAATAAAGACAAAGTTCCTGAGCTAGCTGGGATCAAAGAAAGAGAGCACGATCTGTCTCTTGGGTTTGCATATTATTTTAATCATGGTGAATTTCAAACGGTAGCCGAACTTGTATTTGATGTTTTCGGGGAAAGTGATGGCTGGTTATTTCATTTAGATACAACACGAAATTTTGAACTTCGGAACTGGGATGTTTGGTTAAATGTTGGTGCAAATTATTATTCATCGGCTTTCATAGATTACTATTATGGTATTGATGCTGATGAGGCAACAGCCTTTCGACCAGAATATGTAGTAAGTAACACTTCCTCACTTTATTTACAGTTACAAGCGGACTACCCTATTGCAGAGAACTGGGTATTCAGTGCAGGTGCATCTGGCTTTGTATACTCATCACATATTGTTGAAAGTCCAATTGTTCACTCTCGACATGCCCGTGTCATTTTTGCGGGAGTGAAATATGTATTTTAA
- the tyrR gene encoding transcriptional regulator TyrR, translating to MRLEILCADRIGIAQEVLNILVNYQVDLKGIEVDSVNCKMYVSFPPIEFEQFQKIMPEIRLIDGVEDVRTTAFLPSEREHNELNTLLSALPDGVISIDAKGWVRHCNDAACKDLSLSLDDVLGENINNLLKGFNFTRWLEGKEVLGQTTRVEVGGEDFIADILPITVPQKPDGDILAGAVINIKSQSRLGQQVSAFRRYGQESFATIHSNSTAMRRVVREARKMSQLDAPILITGETGTGKELLARACHYASNRSIKPFIALSCASLPDDVAESELFGYAGFEENAAPKRGVLEQADGGTVFLDEVGEMSTQLQTKLLRFLQDGTFRKVGDENEVKVNVRIIAATQKDLPAMVQEGTFREDLYYRINVLTLDIAPLRDRKADIGPLTEHFIQKYAQQNGQPAPTLASDCLVFLEQYPWPGNVRQLENAVYRAVSLLDDKELRVEHMQLPTFTHELGYLESDFEGTLEHAVKRFEATLLRKLYPAYPSSRQLAKRLGLSHTAVANKLREYGINRKTVKV from the coding sequence ATGCGTCTTGAAATCCTGTGTGCTGATCGGATAGGAATAGCACAAGAAGTTTTAAACATATTAGTAAATTATCAGGTTGACCTTAAAGGTATTGAGGTTGATTCTGTTAATTGCAAAATGTATGTCAGCTTCCCGCCTATTGAGTTTGAACAGTTTCAGAAGATAATGCCTGAAATCCGTTTGATTGATGGTGTAGAAGATGTACGAACAACTGCCTTTTTACCGTCTGAGCGTGAGCATAATGAACTGAATACTTTGCTTAGTGCACTTCCAGATGGCGTAATATCTATTGATGCAAAGGGGTGGGTGCGTCATTGCAATGACGCAGCTTGTAAAGACCTCAGTTTGAGCCTAGATGATGTTTTGGGTGAGAATATTAATAACCTTCTAAAAGGATTTAACTTTACACGCTGGTTAGAAGGCAAGGAGGTATTAGGTCAAACTACACGCGTTGAAGTCGGTGGGGAAGATTTCATTGCGGATATTTTACCGATTACTGTTCCACAAAAACCAGATGGTGACATTCTTGCCGGTGCGGTCATCAACATAAAGTCGCAAAGCCGTTTAGGTCAGCAAGTGAGTGCATTTAGACGCTATGGGCAAGAAAGCTTTGCGACTATACATAGTAATAGCACTGCTATGCGTCGTGTCGTGCGTGAAGCCCGCAAGATGTCTCAACTAGACGCTCCAATTCTTATTACTGGTGAAACGGGCACGGGCAAAGAGTTACTGGCTCGAGCATGCCACTACGCGTCAAATCGCTCAATCAAACCATTTATTGCATTGTCTTGCGCATCCTTACCAGATGATGTCGCCGAATCAGAATTATTTGGTTATGCTGGTTTTGAAGAAAACGCAGCGCCAAAGCGGGGAGTATTGGAACAAGCTGATGGCGGGACTGTATTCTTAGATGAAGTTGGCGAAATGTCGACGCAGCTGCAAACAAAGCTTCTGCGTTTCTTGCAAGATGGCACATTCAGAAAAGTGGGTGATGAAAACGAAGTTAAAGTAAATGTGCGGATCATTGCAGCAACTCAGAAAGATTTACCAGCGATGGTTCAAGAGGGTACATTTAGAGAAGATCTGTACTATCGAATCAATGTTTTAACTTTGGATATTGCGCCACTCAGAGATAGAAAAGCCGATATAGGCCCACTCACAGAGCACTTTATTCAAAAATATGCACAGCAAAATGGCCAACCAGCACCAACGTTGGCGTCTGATTGTTTAGTGTTTTTAGAACAATATCCTTGGCCTGGTAATGTAAGGCAACTTGAGAATGCAGTATATCGAGCTGTATCTTTGCTTGATGATAAAGAACTTCGTGTAGAGCATATGCAGCTACCTACTTTCACACACGAATTAGGTTATTTAGAGTCTGATTTTGAAGGCACTTTAGAGCATGCGGTGAAACGATTTGAAGCGACGCTTCTGAGAAAGCTCTATCCGGCATATCCAAGCTCTAGACAATTAGCAAAGCGACTAGGTTTGAGTCATACCGCGGTGGCTAATAAGCTAAGAGAGTATGGTATTAATAGAAAAACGGTAAAGGTATAA
- a CDS encoding CapA family protein, with amino-acid sequence MPLPSCPKKIVNRFIIFLLPIFISACSVEDPYETGPSEQQQEETNERDNVVETIVPFSLQIKNTAGAPVANLDVKIAGNIHQTNSQGTIQLNTLTLGNYPVEITHPSYHLFFTTVNVSDKHNSEVIVLSTKTEEEISLVFAGDTMFGRRFMDPNITTMNNSVPDLPDAIINKSNAATASIEITEYVKPLFLNLDFASVNLESPVLNQPVSVHPTKEFSFFSLPETLEGLKSIGIDYVALGNNHVYDYQLDGLNDSLKFVSEAGLLHSGAGLTKAAAYAPVFQNVKGTTLGLVSATSIRGGDHAVTYVADDEKGGAADLSDSAGLAEAIQMSTENSDFTVVQLHGGDEYSYAQTDYIENRYNLISRFDNKPDLMVTHHPHVAQGFAVYDEIPTLLGLGNFVFDQNRLETVLGLAVEVRVNKNAVPKVSSARAYPIYIEEYKPRLISGDLSNYLIKRVAEFSNNVTVIPKQGYAEVLFNQQVSASQLKQEVIELDAGEHIIDLRMLAPSDSFLSQISTTEEVTEITLGRDLLVFGDFEDWDNDDTQFEVNHWDHSDEDTTPCITGAYHGNQGLCLSRDQYDNFALRVPFKQTVRAFPLTPADDVSQVFHKHTLYGYAKGMNAGKFDLDLSILTSEDSLVFSEQTFPVLEGGEFDWQPFNIDFELPDDTNVLGPENLPPRGMRFAFIHSPPKNGNAELQLDDIALISWQNSVKLTNRMWQTNQLHGKTFLRVSTDKAVRLTLTFSQF; translated from the coding sequence ATGCCATTACCTAGCTGCCCAAAAAAAATTGTAAACCGTTTTATTATATTCTTACTCCCCATATTTATATCAGCTTGTTCTGTTGAAGACCCTTATGAAACAGGCCCTTCAGAACAACAACAAGAAGAAACAAATGAACGTGATAATGTTGTTGAGACCATTGTTCCTTTCTCTCTTCAAATCAAAAATACAGCTGGAGCGCCAGTTGCCAATCTGGATGTCAAAATCGCTGGCAATATTCATCAAACGAATTCTCAAGGCACCATACAGTTAAACACCTTAACTTTGGGTAATTATCCAGTGGAGATAACGCACCCCAGTTACCACCTTTTTTTCACAACCGTTAATGTATCTGACAAACACAATAGTGAAGTCATTGTACTTTCAACTAAAACAGAAGAAGAAATTAGCCTAGTCTTTGCTGGCGATACCATGTTTGGTCGTCGATTTATGGACCCAAACATCACTACAATGAATAACTCTGTACCCGACTTACCGGACGCAATTATAAACAAATCAAATGCGGCGACTGCTTCCATTGAAATTACAGAGTATGTAAAGCCACTTTTTTTGAATCTTGATTTTGCCTCAGTTAACTTAGAATCACCGGTGCTAAACCAGCCTGTGAGTGTTCACCCTACGAAGGAATTTTCATTTTTCTCTCTTCCTGAAACCCTTGAAGGGTTAAAATCAATTGGTATAGATTACGTCGCCTTAGGTAATAATCATGTTTACGATTATCAACTTGATGGGTTAAATGATTCTTTAAAGTTTGTATCTGAAGCAGGGCTTCTACATAGCGGTGCAGGGTTGACAAAAGCAGCAGCTTACGCGCCTGTATTTCAAAATGTTAAAGGCACAACCCTCGGACTGGTGTCTGCAACTTCAATTCGAGGCGGCGATCATGCCGTGACATATGTAGCTGACGATGAAAAAGGTGGAGCTGCGGATTTATCTGATTCAGCAGGACTGGCCGAAGCAATACAGATGAGCACTGAAAACAGTGATTTCACAGTCGTTCAATTGCATGGTGGTGATGAGTATTCTTATGCGCAAACGGACTATATCGAAAATCGCTACAATCTTATTTCTAGATTCGATAATAAGCCTGATTTAATGGTTACCCACCATCCTCACGTTGCGCAAGGTTTTGCTGTTTACGATGAGATACCCACATTATTAGGACTTGGTAATTTTGTTTTTGATCAAAATAGATTAGAAACTGTGCTAGGCCTTGCTGTAGAAGTCAGAGTTAACAAAAACGCCGTGCCAAAAGTCAGCTCTGCAAGAGCTTACCCTATCTATATCGAAGAATATAAGCCCCGTTTAATTTCTGGAGACTTGAGTAATTATTTAATTAAACGAGTAGCAGAGTTTTCTAACAACGTAACAGTGATACCTAAACAAGGTTATGCCGAAGTATTATTCAACCAGCAAGTATCTGCATCACAGTTAAAACAAGAGGTGATTGAGCTCGATGCTGGTGAGCACATCATAGACTTACGAATGTTAGCACCGAGTGACAGCTTTTTAAGTCAGATTAGTACGACTGAAGAGGTGACCGAAATAACTTTAGGCAGGGATTTGCTTGTCTTTGGTGATTTTGAAGACTGGGATAACGATGATACCCAATTTGAAGTGAATCATTGGGATCATTCAGATGAAGACACAACTCCCTGTATTACGGGGGCATATCATGGCAATCAAGGCCTATGTTTAAGCCGAGATCAATATGATAACTTTGCATTGCGTGTGCCTTTCAAACAAACAGTACGAGCGTTCCCGCTGACGCCAGCCGATGATGTTAGTCAAGTTTTTCATAAGCATACACTTTATGGTTACGCTAAAGGCATGAATGCTGGTAAATTCGACCTTGATTTGAGTATTTTAACTTCAGAAGATTCGCTTGTTTTCTCTGAGCAAACTTTCCCTGTATTAGAAGGTGGGGAGTTTGATTGGCAACCGTTTAATATTGACTTTGAACTCCCAGACGACACAAATGTACTAGGCCCTGAAAATTTACCTCCTCGAGGAATGCGTTTTGCATTTATTCACTCTCCACCAAAAAATGGAAATGCTGAGCTACAATTAGATGATATTGCTCTGATTTCTTGGCAAAATTCAGTTAAACTTACAAATCGAATGTGGCAGACAAATCAATTACATGGAAAAACGTTTTTAAGAGTATCTACCGACAAGGCTGTTCGATTAACTTTAACCTTCAGTCAATTCTAA
- the nusA gene encoding transcription termination factor NusA has translation MAKEILLVAEAVSNEKAVPREKIFEALEFALATATKKKHDGEIDVRVSIDRKTGEYDTFRRWMVVNPQEDGSLENPFSEITLEAARYDDDSIELGDFVEEQIESIKFDRITTQMAKQVIVQKVREAERALVVEAYKDQQGELVTGVVKKATRDAIVIDLGNNAEAVIYREDMLPRESFRPGDRVRGLLYEVKPEARGAQLFVTRSKPEMLMELFRIEVPEIGEEMIELRGAARDPGSRAKIAVKSNDKRIDPVGACVGMRGARVQAVSTELGGERVDIVLYDDNPAQFVINAMAPAEVASIVMDEDSRSMDIAVEADNLAQAIGRNGQNIRLASQLTGWELNVMTVEDMEAKNAAESDKLINLFTENLDIDDDFATLLINEGFSSLEEVAYVPAAEFLEIDGLDEDTVEELRNRAKDALTTSALKTEESLEGAEPAEDLLALEGLERHLAFVMASKGVVTLEDLAEQGIDELVEITELSEEQAGELIMAARNICWFGEDA, from the coding sequence ATGGCAAAAGAAATACTTTTAGTAGCAGAAGCTGTTTCAAATGAAAAAGCGGTTCCTAGAGAAAAAATCTTTGAAGCGTTAGAGTTTGCATTAGCGACTGCTACAAAGAAAAAACACGACGGTGAAATTGACGTTCGTGTATCAATCGACCGTAAAACCGGTGAATACGACACTTTCCGTCGCTGGATGGTTGTAAACCCGCAAGAAGATGGGTCATTAGAAAACCCATTTTCAGAAATCACGTTAGAAGCTGCACGTTATGATGATGACAGCATTGAGCTAGGTGATTTTGTTGAAGAGCAAATTGAGTCAATTAAATTTGACCGTATTACTACACAAATGGCCAAGCAAGTAATCGTACAAAAAGTACGTGAAGCTGAGCGTGCACTGGTAGTTGAAGCTTATAAAGACCAGCAAGGTGAGCTAGTAACCGGCGTGGTAAAGAAAGCAACGCGCGATGCAATTGTCATTGACTTAGGTAACAATGCTGAAGCGGTTATTTACAGAGAAGATATGTTACCGCGTGAAAGCTTCCGACCAGGTGACCGTGTTCGTGGCCTATTATACGAAGTAAAACCAGAAGCTCGTGGCGCTCAGTTATTCGTAACACGTTCTAAGCCTGAGATGCTGATGGAATTATTCCGCATTGAAGTGCCAGAGATTGGCGAAGAAATGATCGAGCTACGTGGTGCTGCGCGAGATCCTGGCTCACGTGCTAAAATCGCGGTTAAGTCAAATGACAAGCGTATTGACCCTGTAGGTGCATGTGTTGGTATGCGTGGTGCACGTGTACAAGCTGTATCAACTGAACTAGGTGGTGAACGTGTTGATATCGTACTTTACGATGACAACCCAGCACAGTTTGTTATTAACGCTATGGCTCCAGCAGAAGTTGCCTCAATTGTGATGGATGAAGATTCACGCTCAATGGACATTGCTGTTGAAGCTGACAACCTTGCGCAAGCAATTGGCCGTAATGGTCAGAATATCCGTTTAGCGAGTCAATTAACTGGCTGGGAACTAAACGTGATGACAGTTGAAGATATGGAAGCGAAAAACGCTGCTGAATCTGACAAACTGATTAACTTATTCACAGAAAACTTAGACATCGATGATGATTTTGCGACTTTACTGATCAACGAAGGCTTCTCTTCACTTGAAGAAGTAGCTTACGTGCCTGCAGCTGAGTTTTTAGAAATCGATGGCCTTGATGAAGATACAGTTGAAGAGCTTCGAAATCGTGCGAAAGATGCACTAACGACAAGTGCTCTGAAGACTGAAGAAAGTCTTGAAGGTGCTGAGCCTGCAGAAGACTTACTTGCTCTAGAAGGGTTAGAACGTCACCTTGCGTTTGTAATGGCAAGCAAAGGTGTTGTAACACTTGAAGATTTAGCAGAGCAAGGTATTGACGAATTAGTAGAGATTACAGAACTTTCAGAAGAGCAAGCGGGTGAGCTAATCATGGCTGCACGTAATATCTGTTGGTTTGGTGAAGACGCATAA
- a CDS encoding OmpW/AlkL family protein — MKKLGAALLTTLLVAAPLAQAKLSVNVGLINVNPSDTASALDQDKGAGLVADSNTQLGITFDYQYTDNIVFELIAATPFSHDVSGSGNLTGVGAIGGVHLASVKHLPPTFVAQYHFLEPNAKFRPFIGAGLNYTVFFDEEASSTLKTVLGTDDVKVELDSSFGVALQAGFNYSINEKWALHGMVSKMDINTDASVYANGAKVLTSDVELDPVVAMLGVKYKF; from the coding sequence ATGAAAAAACTTGGCGCAGCTCTACTTACTACTCTTTTAGTAGCCGCTCCTTTAGCACAAGCTAAATTAAGCGTTAATGTTGGTCTTATTAATGTTAACCCTAGCGACACAGCCTCAGCACTAGATCAAGATAAAGGTGCTGGCTTAGTGGCAGACTCAAACACGCAACTAGGTATTACATTTGATTATCAATACACAGATAACATCGTATTTGAATTAATTGCAGCAACACCATTTTCTCATGATGTCTCTGGTTCAGGAAACCTGACTGGTGTAGGTGCTATCGGTGGTGTTCATCTAGCAAGCGTGAAACATTTGCCACCAACGTTTGTAGCGCAGTATCACTTCCTTGAACCAAACGCAAAATTTCGTCCATTTATTGGTGCAGGTCTAAACTACACTGTTTTCTTTGACGAAGAAGCAAGCTCTACGCTAAAAACAGTTTTAGGCACTGACGACGTAAAAGTTGAACTCGACAGCTCTTTTGGTGTAGCACTTCAAGCAGGCTTTAACTACAGTATTAATGAAAAATGGGCTTTACATGGCATGGTGTCAAAAATGGACATCAACACAGATGCGTCAGTTTATGCAAACGGCGCAAAAGTTCTAACATCTGATGTAGAACTTGACCCTGTTGTTGCTATGCTTGGTGTTAAATACAAGTTCTAA
- the dapE gene encoding succinyl-diaminopimelate desuccinylase, with the protein MINAAIENKKELDVIDFVKTLVSAKSITPEDAGTLAWLSKHLKELDFNIDCFETNGVKNLIASRHFGSGPNLGFIGHVDVVPACSKGWSVCPFSGEILDGYIYGRGVADMKGGIAAMLSATKKLLNQATPELGSLYWLITSDEEGEAEYGSKEIAAYLAKNNIVLDACLVGEPTADDIAGDTIKNGRRGALSGRINIKGKAGHVAYPDSSINAAHISGEIINSLTNIVWSKDECGSKTGLQVTGIKINNSVDNIIPDNCEITFNIRYSHNYDSKAIMMLVEQTLTEQQAYITCDWERPCEPYYTGHRQKNCFLALVERAIYETCGQYPKLTTAGGTSDGRFFSNNHTQVIECGVANATIHQTNERVAITDLLQARQIYHTILKHYFSC; encoded by the coding sequence ATGATTAATGCGGCAATTGAGAATAAAAAAGAGCTTGATGTCATAGATTTTGTAAAAACTTTGGTAAGCGCTAAATCGATCACGCCAGAAGATGCTGGTACCTTAGCTTGGCTATCTAAACATCTTAAAGAGCTTGACTTCAACATAGATTGTTTCGAAACAAATGGGGTTAAGAATTTAATAGCCTCAAGACATTTTGGTTCTGGGCCAAATTTGGGCTTTATTGGTCATGTAGATGTTGTGCCAGCTTGCTCCAAAGGTTGGAGTGTTTGTCCGTTTTCGGGCGAGATACTCGATGGTTATATCTATGGTAGGGGAGTTGCAGACATGAAAGGTGGTATCGCAGCTATGCTATCAGCAACTAAAAAGTTGCTTAATCAAGCAACCCCTGAATTAGGCAGTTTATACTGGCTTATTACTTCTGACGAAGAAGGTGAAGCTGAGTATGGTAGCAAAGAAATTGCTGCCTATTTAGCAAAAAATAATATAGTTCTTGATGCTTGTCTTGTTGGAGAACCTACAGCAGATGATATAGCTGGAGATACTATTAAAAATGGTCGCAGAGGCGCATTGTCTGGACGGATAAATATAAAAGGTAAGGCTGGACATGTTGCTTATCCTGATAGCAGTATCAATGCTGCACACATTAGTGGAGAAATAATTAACAGTCTAACAAACATAGTTTGGAGCAAGGATGAGTGTGGCTCTAAAACTGGACTACAAGTTACTGGTATAAAGATAAATAATAGTGTCGACAACATTATTCCAGATAACTGTGAAATTACCTTCAATATTCGTTATAGCCACAATTATGACAGCAAGGCCATAATGATGCTTGTTGAGCAGACTTTAACAGAGCAACAAGCTTACATAACGTGTGACTGGGAAAGACCTTGTGAGCCATACTATACAGGGCATAGGCAAAAAAATTGTTTCTTGGCTTTAGTTGAACGTGCGATTTATGAAACCTGCGGTCAATATCCTAAACTGACCACTGCCGGAGGCACTTCGGATGGTCGATTTTTTTCAAATAATCATACTCAAGTCATAGAATGTGGGGTTGCTAACGCTACGATCCATCAAACAAACGAGCGAGTAGCAATAACTGACTTACTTCAAGCTCGTCAGATTTATCACACCATTTTGAAGCATTATTTTAGTTGTTAG
- a CDS encoding thioesterase family protein, with protein MNLYFRLLLLLLKIKRNKQYKGLLDVSDIDFKVMPSDCDINMHLTNSRYLAFMDLARTWMTEEIGLFNVVMKRRWFPIVNATAITYIRDIKPLESFKVSTQLVGWDQKYFYIEQKFTTARGLHAIAYVRGVFKSKKGIVSVEDMLMAANYSGPTPVLSEEIEHWKAMLEAKKNSNKKGH; from the coding sequence ATGAACCTTTACTTTAGGCTTCTGCTGTTATTACTAAAAATTAAAAGAAATAAGCAATACAAAGGCTTACTGGATGTTAGTGACATAGACTTCAAAGTTATGCCAAGTGACTGTGACATTAATATGCATTTGACCAATTCGAGGTACCTTGCATTTATGGACTTGGCGCGAACTTGGATGACAGAAGAAATTGGCTTATTCAATGTTGTGATGAAGCGTCGTTGGTTCCCAATTGTCAATGCTACTGCGATTACTTATATTCGAGATATTAAACCGCTTGAGTCATTTAAGGTAAGCACTCAGTTAGTTGGTTGGGATCAAAAGTACTTTTATATTGAGCAAAAATTTACAACTGCGAGAGGTCTGCACGCTATTGCTTATGTGAGAGGGGTGTTCAAAAGTAAAAAAGGGATAGTGAGTGTTGAAGATATGCTGATGGCGGCCAATTATTCTGGTCCCACACCAGTTTTATCTGAAGAAATTGAGCACTGGAAAGCAATGTTAGAGGCGAAGAAAAATAGCAATAAAAAAGGCCACTAA